The following are encoded together in the Leguminivora glycinivorella isolate SPB_JAAS2020 chromosome 18, LegGlyc_1.1, whole genome shotgun sequence genome:
- the LOC125236007 gene encoding LOW QUALITY PROTEIN: proteasome subunit alpha type-1-like (The sequence of the model RefSeq protein was modified relative to this genomic sequence to represent the inferred CDS: inserted 1 base in 1 codon), which produces MFRNQYDSDVTVWSPQGRLHQVEYAMEAVKLGSATVGLKNKEFAVLIALKRAVSELSAYQKKVIPIDEHIGISISGLTADARMLSRFMRTECLNHRYSHDSPMPVGRLIAMVGNKMQICXQRYDKRPLGVGLLVAGYDDQGPHIFQTCPSALYFDCRAMAIGARSQSARTYLEKHLNTFQDCDLHELVAHGLRALRDTLPNEVDLNTKNVSIAIVGPKTPLRISDEAELTQFLALVEGEERRGGGASASATGDAAPPPEGEGDDRDREPQAAVAMDTE; this is translated from the exons ATG ttcaGAAACCAGTATGACAGTGATGTCACAGTGTGGAGCCCCCAGGGCCGCCTCCACCAAGTGGAGTACGCCATGGAAGCCGTCAAGCTCGGCTCGGCTACCGTGGGACTGAAGAACAAGGAGTTTGCGGTGCTCATAGCTTTAAAACGGGCCGTCAGTGAGTTATCGGCATATCAGAAGAAGGTTATTCCTATTGATGAGCATATTGGTATTTCTATCTCGGGATTGACTGCTGATGCTAGGATGTTGAG CCGTTTCATGCGTACAGAGTGCCTAAACCACCGCTACTCCCATGACTCTCCGATGCCTGTGGGCCGCCTCATTGCCATGGTCGGCAACAAGATGCAGATTT ACCAGCGGTACGATAAGCGACCACTCGGTGTTGGCCTTCTGGTGGCTGGTTATGAT GACCAAGGCCCTCACATCTTCCAGACCTGTCCGTCCGCTCTATACTTTGATTGTCGCGCCATGGCCATCGGTGCTCGCTCGCAGTCTGCCAGGACTTACCTTGAGAAGCATCTCAACACCTTCCAG GACTGTGATCTCCATGAATTGGTTGCTCATGGCTTGAGGGCTCTGAGAGACACACTGCCCAATGAAGTTGATCTTAATACTAAG AACGTCTCCATCGCCATAGTCGGCCCCAAGACTCCGCTCCGCATCAGCGACGAGGCCGAACTGACGCAGTTCCTGGCGCTTGTGGAAGGCGAGgagcggcgtggcggcggcgccAGTGCCAGTGCCACGGGAGACGCCGCACCCCCTCCGGAGGGGGAGGGGGACGACAGGGACAGGGAGCCGCAGGCCGCG